The Haloarcula laminariae genomic sequence TCTCGCGGACGTTCTGGGGCAGGCCCAGCGCCGACGCCATGCGGTCTATCTCACCCAGCGCCTGCTTGAGGTTGCGCTCCTTGGAGTCGCGGGTGCGGAAGCGCTCGTTCCAGGTGCGAAGCCGTTGCATCTTCTGGCGCTGCTCGCTGGACAGGGAGCGCCCGTACGCGTCCTTGTTCTGCCACCCGATGTTGGTCGAGAGGCCCTTGTCGTGCATCATGTTCGTCGTCGGGGCGCCGACGCGGGACTTGCGGTCTCGCTCGGACGAGTCGAACGCGCGCCACTCGGGGCCGCGGTCGATGCTGTCCTCCTCGATGACGAGCCCACAGTCCGTACAGACCGTCTCGCCGTGTTCGGTGTCCGTCTTGACGGTGCCGCTACACTCCGGGCAGACGTCCTGCCGTTCCGTCGTCTCCTCGCTGACTGTCTCGTTCTGTGTGCGCTCCCTCGTGTTGCTGCGTACTGGTGATTCGCTCATGATGATAGGGGACCGGCGTTGCCTTATTCGTAATGTTCAAACAGTGCTTACCAAGTCTCTCTTACCTATAGTTAGTCCGAAAAGTATATAAAGTTTTCGTAGGTCGTGATACCGAGCCTCACGGCAGAGACCCGGTGTTTCCGGGCTACTCCTGGCTGCGGACCGCGAGCAGCGCTACGGCGAGAACCGCCAGTAGCGCGACGATACCGGTGAATCCGGGGCCCGAGCCGCCGGTCGTCTGGGCCGGCGTGTCCTCGGTCATTCCCGTCATCGTCTCGGTCATCTGGTCGGTGGGCTCGCCGCCGTCCATCGTCTGGACGGTCACCGGCGCCGAAGCCACGACGGCCCCGGGCGAGAAGCTGGTCGCGTACGGCCCGTCCGCGCTCCCGCCGCTCTGCTCGAAGGTGTAGGCCTCGTTTCCGTCGGTGTCGCGGTGGGCCATCGGGACGAGCGTCGTGTTCGCGCTGACGGGCTCGTCAAGCGTGACAGTGACGTTCTCGTGGGTGCCCGGCGAAAGGTACGCCGAGGTGCCGCGGATGCTGTCGAAGGTCGCACCCTCCAGCAGCGTCGCGTCGTGGACCGTCACGAAGCCGCCGTCCTGCAGCGTGACCGACTCGACGGTCACGGACTCGCCGTCGGTGGACTGGGCCGCGAAGTCGATGCTGGCCTCGATAGTGACGTTCGCCGAGTCGACGACCGCGCCTCCGTCGGCCGTGTACGGACCGTCGTCCGCGCCGTCACTGGTCACGAAGTCGTACGTCTCGTCGCCGTCCGTGTCGAAGTGAGGCATCGCGGTGAGCGCCTGGCTGCTGGTGAGTCGCTCGTCGAGCGCCACCGTGACGTCCTCGTGGACGCCCGCCCCGAGGTAGTCGGAGGAGCCGACCACGGCGCCGGTCGGCCCGTGGATGGCGACGAAGCCGCCCTCGCTCATGTCGACGCTGTCGACCGTGACGGCGTTCCCACCGCTGAGCTGGGAGTCCATCGAGACGGTCGCCGAGACGGTGACATCCGCAGCGTCCGTCACGGCCCCGTCCGCATCCGCGTAGGGACCGTCGTTGCTGCCGTCGCTCTGGACGAAGCTGTAGTTCGCGTCGCCGTCACTGTCCATGTGGGACATCGCGACGAGCGTCGTGTCGTTGGAGACAGCGTTGTCGAGCGTGACCGTCACGTCGGTGTGGTAGCCCGCGTCGAGGTACATCGAGGTGCCGCGGACGCTGTCGAAGGTCTGGCCCTCGGTGACCGTGCTGTCGTGGATGGTGACGAAGCCGCTCTCGGGGACGAAGACGGAGTCGACCGTCACCGCGTTGCCGCCGGTGACCTGGTCGCTCATACTGACCATCGCCGTATCGGAGAGCGTCACGGCGGCCGTGTCGACGACGGCGCCGTCGGCGTTCGCGTAGGGACCGTCGTTGCTGCCGTCGCTCTGTTCGAAGGTGTAGGTCTCGTCGCTGTCGGTGTCACGGTGGGCCATCGGGACGAGCGTGGTGTTCTCGGTGACGGGGTCGTCGAGTACGACGCGGACGTCCTCGTGGACGCCTGCGCCGAGATACTGTGAGGTGCCGCGGATGCTCTCGAACGTCTGGCCCTCGGTGACGGTGGCGTCGTGGACCGTGACGAAACCGCCCTCGCTCAGGACGACGCGGTCGACGACGACGCTGTCGCCGGCGGTCGGCTGGTCGGACATCGAGACGGACGCCGAGGGGGTGACCGTGGCGCTGTCGACGACGAGGTCCCCGTCAGCGGTGTAGGGACCGTCCGTCGAGGCGTTCGAGGCGACGAACTCGTAGGTCCGGTCGCCGTCGGTCTCCCGGTGTGCCATCGCCGTGTAGCTCCCCTCGCTGACGGGGTCAGTGAGCGTCACGGTGACGTTGTCGTGCGTGCCCGGGCCGAGGTACTGTGAGGTGCCCGCCACGCTGCCGAGCGTGTCGCCGTCGGCCAGCGAGGGGCCGTGGATGGTGACGTAGCCGCCGTCGGGGAGCGTCACGGAGTCGACCGTGACCGTCTCGCCGCCGGTCGTCTGGTTCTCGAACGTGACAGTCGCCGCGTCGCCCTGCTGTGCCAGTTCGGCGTCGGTTCCGGTCTCGGCCGCGGTCACGCCGGCGAGGCCGGAGGTGACGACGGTGAGCGCGATCAGTGCTGTGAGGATGCGTTTCCGCATACGCTCCCTTCCGATGGGTATTAAAAATGGATTTGCCGAACTACGGCCGGACTGTCACCCAATTTGCGCCATACTTCGGCTACGTCCGGTGGTTTCTGTCCGGATAGCCGTCACGACGCGGCAGACGCAACACCGGATAAAACAGCGGTGGGACCGGGTGCCTGCTGTCCGTCGTGGAGCGGTCGCTCCGTGCGTGCGGAGGATAGTCTCAAGAGTTCACGGTGGTACAATCGACCGAGCGGGAACTGACCCAATCCGTCTCAGTCCCACGTGACCCACGTCAGGACGGCGATAGCCACCGTCTCGAAGACGTGGAGCGCCAGCATCGCCTGCCAGGCGGGGTCGGGCACAGCGGTGCTGAACCATACTCGCAGTAGCGGGTTCAGGGAGTAGAAGTACAGAGCGAAGACGTTCTCGCCCAGCAACAGCAGGGCAAACAGCAACAGGCCGAGCGTGTGCTTCGACCGGATGCTGTAGTAGTTGCGCCCCCACACGTAGATGAGCGCCGCTAAGAGGAGGACGTTGAGTCCCACCGCGGCCCGTGCGAGGTCAATCCAGCCGACCATTACGTGACCCTTTCCCGCTTTCCGGGATATACTCTTTCCCAATTTCAGCCATACTCACGCTTCGCTCTCCATTATCTGCTCTACCGTGTCCCAGTAGTTGCGGACGCGGTCGGTCGGGAGGTACACCGCACCGTAGTCGTCGCCGCTGTCGGTGAGGATGTCGTTCTCCGCCAGTACGTCAAGGTGATGCCGCACCGTCTTGTAGTCGAGGTCCAGTTGCTCGGCCAGTTTGTTGGCGTTTCGCGGCCGTTCGTCGACCGCCCGCAGAATCCGAATGCGGTTCGCTCCGCCCCGCGTACTCGTCAGCACGTACCACAGGACGGCCTCCATCGATGGGAGCAACTCGGGGTGGCTACGTAAGCCCACCGCCTCGGGGCGTGGGCACCTTACCGGCCCAGTAGTTACTGCGTAAACAGATGTCCGTCCGTCGGCACGTCGAAGAGACCGATGCGGGCGCCCGCGTCCAGCCACGCGTGCCCGTAGGAGAACGACGCCAGGGCGTTGACCGGGTCGTCCTCCTCGCGGAAGTGGCGCCCGTCCTCCAGATACGAGGCCGCCATCTCCGCACACTCCAGGGCGGCGTCGTGCATCGGCGTCCCCTCCGGCGGTGCGATTTCGGCGGCGTCGACGGCCTCGGCGAGCAGTCCCTCGTAGCGGTCGGTCTTCTCCGCGAGGTCGGCAGGCATACACGAAGCAGTCCCGGCGGCGGCCTAATTCTACCGACTCGGCGCGTCGGTCGCGGCCGCGTGCGCCCGAGCGGACAGCGCAACGTACAAACCGAATCACACCCAACCCGGAACCATGACCGACGACGCTATCGAACACCGCCGACTCATCGTCGCGGGGACCGGCATCGCCGGGCTCACAGCGGCCATCTACGCGGCACGCTCCAACAACGACCCGCTCGTTCTGGAAGGGGACGAGCCCGGCGGTCAGCTCACGCTGACCAGCGAGGTCGAGAACTACCCCGGCTTCCCGGAGGGGCTGTCGGGTCCGGACCTCATCAACAAGATGAAAGAGCAGGCCGAGCAGTTCGGGTCCGAGCTCGAACACGGCATCGTCACGGACATCGAGGGCGACGAGCGCCCGTTCCGCGTCGAGCTCCGGGACGGGACCGTCTACACCTGCGACGCCTTCATCGCGGCGTCCGGGGCCAGCGCCCGCACCCTCGGGGTCCCGGGCGAGGACGAGCTGATGGGCTACGGCGTCTCGACGTGTGCCACCTGCGACGGCGCCTTCTTCCGCGGCGAGGACATGCTCGTCGTCGGCGGCGGCGACGCGGCCATGGAGGAAGCGCACTTCCTCACGAAGTTCGCCGACACCGTCTACATCGCCCACCGCCGCGAGGAGTTCCGTGCCGAGGACTACTGGATAGACAAAGTGGGGAAGAAAGTCGAGTCGGGCGACATCGAGATACTGCGAAACACCGAGCTGCTGGAGATGCACGGCTCCCCAGAGGAGGGCGTCGACCACGTGACGCTGGCGCAGAACGACGAGGGCTACCCCTCCGAGAAGCTCGACGACCCGGCGACCGAGACCTTCGACTTCGACGTGGGCGCCGTCTTCATCGCCATCGGCCACACGCCGAACACCGACTACCTCGAAGACACCGACGTCGAACTGGACGAGACCGGCTACATCGTCGCGAAGGGCGGCAAGGGCGGCGACCAGACCGCCACCGACGTCGAGGGCATCTTCGCGGCCGGCGACGTGGTCGACTACCACTACCAGCAGGCCGTGACGGCGGCGGGAATGGGCTGTAAGGCCGCCATCGACGCCGACGAGTACCTCGAAGACCGGCCCGAGGCCGAAGCCGAGTCCGAGGCCGCTGCGGAAGCCGACGACTGAGTCCGTCGGCTCCCGCTCGGCGTGTTTAGACGTCGAACACGTACGCTAGCCCGGCGTGCCTGACGGGGTCGTTGCGTTGACGTCGTCGGCGGATAGCTTGAATTGTAGACTGGTACTGGAATCGTCTCCAGTCTGGAACCAGCCGGTCAGCCAGAGTGTACGTTTTACAGCCCCTTCTCCATGATTGGGGCATCATAGGGCCGGTCACTGAGTCGTTCGATTCCGACCCGCTCATATCCGGCCCGGCGATACCAGTCTTCGAGAAACGGATGACCGGAGAGTGTCCGGAGCCGAACTGACTCCCGGCCTTCTGCTCTCAGGGACTCCTCTGCGGATTCGAGAAGGAGTGTCCCTACTCCCTGCGTCTGGTGGTCCGGCGAGACAGCAAGCCGCCCGATTTCCGGCATGTTCCACTCCGGGCGCGGAATAATCTGGACAACGCCGACGATCTCTTCTGCGTCGATAGCAACTAGCACCCTCCGATTGTGGATCCACTCAGCAACATCATCTGCACCACACTCAAGAACGCTTGACGGGAACCCTATCCGCTTGTTCCCCTCGTATGCACGGTGGTACAGCTCAACTAGCGCCGGTACGTCCGCAGTCCTCGCGTTCTGTACTTCAGGCGCCACACTCCGTATTCTCCAGCTCCCTGAATGAATATTTCGTTGTCCGATATTTCACCTGTACTGACTGATTCAAGGCTTGTATGAGAAGTCGTAACTACTGAAGTCGCTTTGTTGTAGTGTTTGCTGAGAGAATCTGTTGCTCAATAGACCTGCTTACCGAACACTATCCAGACAACGAGACAGCGATTTACGGATTCCAGTTGACTCTTTTTTCCGTCACACCGATGACTTCATCCCAGGTGACTGTGAGGTCCTGTCTTTCCGCACTGCGGTTAACATCGAAGAACTGGTACCCTTGGAGGGTCTCCCCCGGTGCCAGTTCCCGGTTGAACCCGAGTTTATCGTAGTTCGCTGCGGTGTCTCCCTTCAGAGAGTAGTCATAGCTTTCCTCCCCCGTTCTGACATGCAGATTCCTGGCGCTGGACGGATTAACTGTATCGTCTCCGGTGTTTTCTCCGCTGTATTTCACGATGACGAATTTGCCGTTGTCGGGCCGTACATCGTTCCCCTCCTCGTCCTCGTAGCTGTCCTGCACTACTATCTCGTCTATACTCATCTTGACGCCTTTCACGTTTGTGTAGTCCTCCCCGAGGGAAAGGTCCCGCGCCACGACCGAGGTGTCTGCCTCGACATCGTAGTCTTCGATGCTCAACCTGAAACTGCCGAGGTTGTCCCCCGCAATCTCCTGTGAAAACGTCTCCGTCTCCCCCGGCTCAATCACACCGCCGATATCGAAGCCGGCATCCGCATACTTGCTGTAATCCAACGCCTCACTGGTGATTTGACCACGCTTCGTGAAGTTACCTTCAGCGTTCCCGGAGTTTCTCACTTGTAACTTCAGCGAAGCGGTTTCACCCAGCTCCATCTCGTCGGTTATCTGTAATGAAACGACCTCAAAATTCGGTTCCGAGTTCGCCGCATCTTCACCATTGGAACCGTCCTGCGGAGTATCAGTATCCCCATCAGTTACGTCATCCGTGGTGCTCTCATCAGCGGGAGTCCTTTCCTCAGAAGAGTTGTCACTGGTACATCCCGCGATAGCAGCCAGTCCTGCTGTACCGACTGCAAGGATATACTCTCTGCGCGATTCGCGTAAATTGCTTGATTGCCGGTCCATGGGCAAAGACCGCCCCTCCTGACAGATAATAGTTGATAACTGAATGTCAACGACACTGTCCAACGCCTGACGGAATCCTGCATAGTTCGCGGGTGTCAGACGGTCACTATGCTCACTGTACTGACCGTAACCGGGTCAGAATCTAGCATCTGCTAACGACTTCAACAGAGCCACTAAAGGGGAAACCGGTCCGATAGAAAAACGACCGCCTGCCCGTCAGTCCGACCCGCTGTGGGGCACCCAGCCACACTGCTCGCAGACCTCGACGCCGCCGTCTACCCGGAGCGGTTCACTACACTGCGGACAGACGGTGACGGCCTCAGTCATCGTCCTCGGTGATGATGTCGGCCGAGAGGCCCTGTGCCATCCGGATGTCCTTGGAGTTGTTCAGCGTCCAGGCGGTACGGTCGGTGACGGCCTCGATTATCTCGCGGGCCGAGGGGTAGCCGTTACCGGACTTCTTGACTCCGCCGAAGGGGAGCTGGACCTCGGCTCCGATACACGGGAGGTTCCCGTAGGCGAGCCCGAGTTCGGCGTGGTCGCGGTAGTAGTTTATCTGGCGGTAGTCCTCCGAGACGATGGCGCCGGCCAGCCCGTAGTCGGTGTCGTTCTGTATCTCGACGGCCCGCTTGATGTCGCCGTCGTAGGGAAGCAGGGCGACGTGGGGACCGAACACCTCCTCCTGCGTACAGCGCAGGTCGGCGTCGGGGTCGGCCTCGTAGACGAACGGGCCGACCCAGTGGCCGTCCCCGTGGCCGTCGGGAATCTCGTCGGCGTCCAGCTCGGTCCGGTCGACCAGCACCTCGACGCCCTCCTCGCGGGCGAGGTCGCGGTACTCGGTCACCTTCTCCAAGTGCTCGGCCTCGATGAGCGGGCCCATGAACGTGTCCTCCTGCAGCGGGTCGCCGACGGCGACCTTGCTGGCGGCGTCGACGAACCGCTCCTTGAACTCGTCGTAGACGTCCGTGTGGACGATGAGCCGCTCCGAGGAGACACACCGCTGGCCGGTGGTCTTGAACGAGGACATCACGGCCGAGTGGACGGCGATGTCCAGGTCGGCTTCCTCGGTGATGACGACGGCGTTCTTCCCGCCCATCTCGCAGGCCGCGCGTTTCCCGGACTCGGAACCGACCGTGTCGGCTATCTGGTGGCCGACCTCGGCCGAGCCGGTAAAGAGGACCGTCGGGACGCGGTCGTCGTCGACGATAGCGGCACCCGCGTCCCCGAAGCCCTGGATCATGTTGAACACGCCGTCGGGGAGACCGGCGTCTTCGAACATCTCCGCGACGATCTGGGCACACCACGGGGTCTGTTCGGCGGGCTTCCAGACGACGGTGTTGCCCTCGACTAGGGCGACGGCCATGTGCCAGTACGGGATGGCGATGGGGAAGTTCCACGGCGTGATACAGCCGGTGACGCCCCTGGGTTTGCGCCGCATGTAGGCGTCCTTTTCGGCGATTTCCGAGGGGATGATGTCGCCGCTCGGGTGGCGCGCGTCGCCGGCGGCCCACTCGACCATGTGGGCGGCCTCGACCACGTCGGCCCGCCCCTCGCTTATCTCCTTCCCGCACTCCTTCGTGACAATCTCCCCGAGTTCGTCGGTGCGGTCCCGAAGCTCGTGGTAGACGTCCCAGAGGTACTCCGCGCGGTCGATACGGGAGAGTTCGCGCCACTCCTCGTAGGCCTCGTCGGCGGCCGCGACGGCCTCGTCTACGTCCGCCGGCGTGCCGCGCTGGAACTCGGCCAGCGGTTCGCCCGTCGCCGGGTTCTCGCTCTCGAACGTCTCGGTACCGTGACCAGTGACCCACTCGCCGTCGATGTAGTGCTGGTATGTCTCTGCCATTACCCCACATACGAACAGCCCAGCCCAAAACCCCCGTCCGACCATGGGCGGTGGTCGTAATCACCCGTTTTGGGCAGTGAGGCGCACGTCTGTGGGCCCACCCGACCATGGGCGGCAGAACTTTGGTAAAGCAACACATGGATACGGGTACAACGTGTACTGTACTCATGGCGGCCATTGACCAGACCGAGACGACGTGGCTCACCCTCGACCTCTGGCACCCGAACTGCTGGGCGATAAAGGCGACCGGAAAGGCAACCGGCGGCGTTCTGGCCCACTCTATCTACACCTCCCCGAAGACGGACGGGAACCACACCGGGAAGGTCAAGGGGCTGTTCACCGCGTTCGCGGACGACGAGGCCGAAGTGACGGCGCTGCTCGACGAGATACGCGACTCCGAACTCACCGGCGAGCTCTCCGAACTCCGGGAACGATTCGGGCGCGAGCGCGACGCCCCCGGGAACGTGGTCCGGGAGTTCTTCGTCGAGTACGACCCCGACGACATGGTGTGTCCGACGCTGCTGGAACACGGGTTCGTCCACAACGCCCCCGTCCGTATCGAGAACGGGCGCGAGGAGTGGCAGGTCTGTTTCGTCAACGAGCGCTCCGAGATAGACGACGCGCTGGACCGGGTCCGCGAGGAGGCCGGCGCGGAGGTCAGAATCGACTCCATCACGACGAGCGAGGCCGCCACGACGACCACCCGGAACCAGCGCCTCGACAAGCTCACCGCCAAACAGCGGGACGTGTTCGAACACGCGCGCCAGGCGGGCTACTACGAGTGGCCCCGGCAGTGTGACACCCGGGAGCTAGCGGCCGACCTCGACGTCTCCAAGACCACCCTGCTAGAGCATCTCAGAAAAGCCGAAGCGAAACTGCTCGACCCCTGACTCGGACGCGGTGAGAACCGGGAGAAGGGACTCGGTCTCAGGGACTGACGACGGCCCGGAGCGCGAACAGGGCATTTGCCTTGCGTTCGCGGATACGGCGGTAGAAGTAGGAGAACCACTTGGTGCCGTAGGGGATGTACTGGTACACCTCGTACTCCTCGGCCAGCTCGAACTGCGCGCTCTCGCGGACGCCCGTGAGCATCTGTACCTCGAAGGGGGTCCCGTGTTCCTCGTGGAGTTCCTTCGCGAGGTCGACCATCGCCGGGTCGTGGCTCCCGACGGCGATGCCGTCGTCGAAGTGCTCGAACATGTAGGTCAGGTACTCGCGGTACATCTCGTCGACCTTCGACTTCTCCTTGTAGGCTATCTCGGCCGGCGGGTCGTAGGCCCCCTTGACCAGCCGGACCTTCCCCGGGCAGTCGGCCAGCCGTTCGAGAATATCACCGGTCCGCTTGAGGTTCGCCTGGACGCAGACACCCACGTCACCGTCTGTCTCGCGCGCGTGGCGCTCGAAGGCGTCGAGCGTCACGTCGACCGTGTCGTGGTCCTCCATATCGACCCAGACGAAACAGTCGACGCCCTCGACGATGCGTGCGAGGTTCTCCTCGAACGCCTGGTCGCCTACCTCCAGACCTATCTGGCTCGGCTTGACGGAGATACAGCCGTCGAGACCGCGGCGTTCGAGCCCCTCGGCGAGTTCGATGTACGCGTCGGCGTCCGCGTCCGCGTCCGCGCGGTCCTCGTAGTGTTCGCCCAGTAGGTTGAGGATGCCTTTCACGCCCCGTTCGTTCAGCTCCGCCACGTGGTCCAGCGCCTCCGTCGCGGTCTCGCCGGCCACGAAGTTGTTCGCAATGGGGGGTATCATACACGAAGTGATGCGGCAGACGGCCCTATATCCGGACCCTACCAAATAATTCTGACACGAAGGTTGTGAAATATACCCTGAGGAATCGGAGAGACCGGTAAAACTAATGTCGCCCGACCATGGTAGGGACACCATTGAGGCACATCTGTGAAAACTATTGAATCACCCATGCGAAAAAGTACCACAACGTCGCTCGACCGGCGAACGATGCTGAAACTGACTGGCGGTGCCGGAGTCGTCGGTCTGGCCGGCTGTAGCTCGTTCGGGAACGGGAACGAGGCGTACAACATCGGGATGGTCGACGCCCAGACGGGCTCGCTGTCGGCCTTCGGCGAGCGGAACCAGCGCGGGAAGGACCTCGCCCTGTCGGCCGTCAACGACGTCGGCATCAACGGCAGCGACTTGCAGATAACCGTCGAGGACTCGGGGAGCGAGAACCAGGGCGGGATTTCGGCCGCCCAGAAGCTCGTCAACCAGGACGGCGTCCCATTCCTCATCGGCGCCGTCGGCTCCGGCGTCTCGCTCGCCATCTACGAGAGCGTCATCGAGGGGACGGACGTCGTCCAGCTCTCACAGAACTCGACCGGGCTCGGGCTGACCGAGTTCCCTGGGCTGTTGCGGATGTCGCCGTCGGGCCGGACGCAGGCCGTCGCGCTCGCGGACCTCATCGCCGAGGACGGCTACGACGAGGTGGCGCTGACCTACGTGAACAACGACTACGGCCAGAGCCTGGCCGACGCGTTCGTCGACTCCTGGGAAGGGTCGGTCGCCTACAACAACTCCCACGACCAGGAACAGCAGTCCTACGCCTCCGTCATCTCCGAGATGAACGACTCCGGCGCTGACGCCTGGCTGTTCATCACCTACCAGTCGGAGTTCAGTTCGATGGTCAACGAGATCTACTCCAACGGCTACGAGGCGATGCTCTATGGCGCCGACTCCGTCTCGGGCGACAACGTCATCGAGAATACCCCCGAGGGCAGCATGGAGGGAATGAAGATTCTCGTCCCGTCCGCGCCCGTAGAGGAGCAGAACTACCAGGACTTCGCCTCGGCCTTCGAGGACGAGTACGACCAGTCCCCCACCTCGTGGGCGGCCTACGCCTACGACTGTGTAATCACCGCGGCCCTCTCGATTCAGGCCGCCGACGAGTTCACCGGCGCGGCGCTCGGCGAGGTCGTCCGGGACGTGACCCGCCCCGAGGGCGAGCAGGTCACCTCCTTCGAGGCCGCGAGCGAGATTCTCTCGGACGGCGGCGGTCCGAGCGACGTGGACTACCAGGGCGTCAGCGGCCCCATCGACTTCGACGAAAACGGTGATCCGGTCGGCTTCCTGCAAGTCCTGGAGGTTCAGGACCACAGCTACGAGGGCATCGACTTCATCAGCTCATAGGCCGAGAATGGTACTCGACCAACTCGCCAGCGGGCTGGTGTACAGCAGCATCATCGTGCTCGGCAGCATCGGCCTGTCGCTGGTGTACAGCATCGCGGGCTTCGCGAACTTCGCCCACGGCGACACCATGACCATCGGCGCCTACACGGCGCTCGTCACTTTCGGTGCGGTCGGTGGAATCGGCGGGTCCGTCCTCGGGCTACCGGCCGGCTTTTTCGTGGCGCTGGTCGCCGGCATAGCGATGGCCGCACTCGTCGCAGTCGTCACCGAGAAACTCGTCTACAGCGGGATGGACCTGGACTCCATCGGGCTGCTCATCGCCTCCATCGGGCTCGCGTTCATCTACCGCGCGCTCATCCAGCTGGGCTTTAGCGCCCAGTCGACCAGGTACGGCATCCAGTCGCTCCGGCCGATAGAAGCGCTGGTGCCCTACGGGGTCCGCATCACGGAGCACGACGTGGCCATCTTCGTCTCCGCGTCGCTGTTGGTCGTCGGCCTACACGTCCTCTTGCAGTACAGCGACCTCGGCCGGAAGATGCGCGCGATGGCCGACAACCCGGACCTCGCGCGCGTCAGCGGCATCCGGACCGAGCGGGTCAAGCTGTGGACCTGGATCATCGGCGCCGGCCTCGCCGGAGCCGGCGGCGTGTTCCTGGGACTGTACAGCCAGCTCACCCCCCGGATGGGCTTCAATCTCCTCTTGCTCATCTTCGCCGCCGTCATCCTCGGCGGCATCGGCTCCGTCTACGGCGCCATGCTCGGGGGCTTTCTCATCGGGATGATAAACCAGTTGACGCCGC encodes the following:
- a CDS encoding branched-chain amino acid ABC transporter permease — translated: MVLDQLASGLVYSSIIVLGSIGLSLVYSIAGFANFAHGDTMTIGAYTALVTFGAVGGIGGSVLGLPAGFFVALVAGIAMAALVAVVTEKLVYSGMDLDSIGLLIASIGLAFIYRALIQLGFSAQSTRYGIQSLRPIEALVPYGVRITEHDVAIFVSASLLVVGLHVLLQYSDLGRKMRAMADNPDLARVSGIRTERVKLWTWIIGAGLAGAGGVFLGLYSQLTPRMGFNLLLLIFAAVILGGIGSVYGAMLGGFLIGMINQLTPLLSDIGIPIGIEYANAIAFVIMVVVLLVRPNGIAGEAT
- a CDS encoding ABC transporter substrate-binding protein, which gives rise to MLKLTGGAGVVGLAGCSSFGNGNEAYNIGMVDAQTGSLSAFGERNQRGKDLALSAVNDVGINGSDLQITVEDSGSENQGGISAAQKLVNQDGVPFLIGAVGSGVSLAIYESVIEGTDVVQLSQNSTGLGLTEFPGLLRMSPSGRTQAVALADLIAEDGYDEVALTYVNNDYGQSLADAFVDSWEGSVAYNNSHDQEQQSYASVISEMNDSGADAWLFITYQSEFSSMVNEIYSNGYEAMLYGADSVSGDNVIENTPEGSMEGMKILVPSAPVEEQNYQDFASAFEDEYDQSPTSWAAYAYDCVITAALSIQAADEFTGAALGEVVRDVTRPEGEQVTSFEAASEILSDGGGPSDVDYQGVSGPIDFDENGDPVGFLQVLEVQDHSYEGIDFISS